A single genomic interval of Lepisosteus oculatus isolate fLepOcu1 chromosome 12, fLepOcu1.hap2, whole genome shotgun sequence harbors:
- the txn2 gene encoding thioredoxin, mitochondrial, protein MAQRVFLLRKVWTLSLREFLVPRHLGLSSSPLPSIPHSLPLCSFSLHSLSPARNLSLSVRRTLSFNVQDSEDFTERVINSSLPVLVDFHAQWCGPCKILGPRLEKAVAKQKGLVAMAKVDIDDHTDLAIEYGVSAVPTVIAMKGGDVIDKFVGIKDEDQLDTFVRKLIGQ, encoded by the exons ATGGCTCAAAGAGTGTTTTTGCTGCGGAAGGTCTGGACACTGTCCCTCAGAGAGTTCCTCGTCCCTCGACACCTTGGTCTATCATCCTCTCCCCTTCCTTCCATTCctcactccctccctctctgctCCTTTTCCTTGcactccctctccccagccCGTAACCTGTCTCTTTCTGTGCGCCGAACGCTGTCATTCAACGTGCAGGACTCTGAGGATTTCACAGAGAGAGTCATCAACAGCAGCCTGCCAGTTCTAGTGGATTTCCATGCACA GTGGTGTGGCCCTTGTAAAATCCTGGGACCACGGTTGGAGAAGGCAGTTGCCAAGCAGAAGGGTCTTGTTGCTATGGCAAAGGTGGACATTGATGATCACACGGACTTGGCTATCGAGTATGGG GTGTCTGCTGTGCCCACTGTGATCGCGATGAAGGGTGGAGACGTTATTGACAAGTTCGTTGGCATCAAAGATGAGGACCAGCTGGACACCTTTGTCAGAAAGCTGATTGGCCAGTGA